Genomic segment of Terriglobales bacterium:
GTGCGCGAAAAACTGACGGCACTGTCCTTAACAAATGGCGGAGCGCGAGTGGTCCAAGTGGCAGCGTTGGAGGAACGACATCGAGGGGCTCCGGGCCAAGCGGCAGCGGGGTCGCCTATACGATCCGCTATCAATACCACACGGCATCGGGAAGCATCTGGCAGGATGAAGACGACGTCGGCCCCTCGTATTGGAACAGGCTCCAACCCGGGGATTCTCTCAATGTCTATTACCTCCCGAAACGTCCTGGTCACAGCCGGGTATGGCTCGGGATGCGCTGGCTCTGGCCGCTGATCCTCCTCTTGGTCGGCGGACCGATGACGTTTATGGGCGTGGTGTTCGAGTTCCTGATCGTCGCAGACCTGCGGCGAAAACATGGGAAGCACGCACCATCGTTGCGGCCGATGCCGACCGGCTAACCGCGGAGCCCGCCCATCGCGGCGAAAACCGCGCCGCGATGAACGGGGCACCCACCGTCTCGTATGGTCGAGACCTAAGGCTGGGAAGCCCGGGCCACCCGCCGTAACGGTGTCATCCCGAACGGCTCGTAGCCTTGGGCTTCAGCCCAAGGTTCATGAGAGCCCTCCTCAAGAGAGTGTCATCCCGAACGGTTTCAACCGTGAGGGACCTGCTTTTCTTCCAGCACCTCAGCTGCCATCTTCCCCGCGCAGTCGGCTCAGCGAGTTGCGGCGATAGGTGTGTTGTTTGGCCCCAGTGGGTGTGGGCTCTCGGGCTACACAGCCGATCAAAACCCACCACAGAGACACAGAGGAGGAACGCTCTTCAGGTCTGTCATCCTGAGCG
This window contains:
- a CDS encoding DUF3592 domain-containing protein, which encodes MRNRFVWLCVPFVLAGGTCLAVSVSLFGLEWQYHSSARKTDGTVLNKWRSASGPSGSVGGTTSRGSGPSGSGVAYTIRYQYHTASGSIWQDEDDVGPSYWNRLQPGDSLNVYYLPKRPGHSRVWLGMRWLWPLILLLVGGPMTFMGVVFEFLIVADLRRKHGKHAPSLRPMPTG